From one Coffea eugenioides isolate CCC68of chromosome 11, Ceug_1.0, whole genome shotgun sequence genomic stretch:
- the LOC113751963 gene encoding uncharacterized protein LOC113751963, whose product MSTYPESSDRPVTTSSTDLVNLGAQLSEVLNRFNELNMEMTAQRRVIDQLVTGSSGGIQREPLPANPTEPILLPCTQTSFTPHFANPHKETFTYFTHDLPHTHAPTTQANPPHLQIPQNHPSVNLNRPLESQKPYYNFTAEPFTLDTAIQWKVEAGGSSAPIDKNLLKRLDRFDEFMRKSQGLIKQESLDYNELCLFPDMQLPVGFKAPKFSKYDGTGNPKTHLRMFANKLGKPMDDENLPVRLFPESLEDDALDWYSNLKPEDMRTWLDLSTVFIRQYEYNCDLAPTRTTLEGTKRKPSEDHKTYAKIWRKLAAKVEPSMTEDEIVRTFIKAHDPPYFEEIFRMTGCSFAEIVNKLEEYDEFVRAGKIVNVSALKSQLEAMQNQGDSSKKSQFEKKEEETSFVWNQNPSFRPRYRQYPTYPSHYSHQSHPRPVYRTTINHHRSRPNYPNTPTTPFHISPPNFQTRPRPPYNPRPVPPNKQNYNHPQTHEIQNPGRSRVFTNLVRPIDQLYEQLKAAGKIGMIPPPTYPYGMPAWYNPQAVCAYHSGAPGHSTLDCKALKHKVQDMIESGEIVIRKRETQGPNVNRNPLPEHVNTIGVILDDTEYVEQVKEMAREAEVFGITDQPFVIELPSEEDKKPFILDLTPTESEALEPVFIEFPKQEPVLSLQQVPWNYDEPVIQIGEKSIAKKEVSVVTRSGKTASPFETAIPIPANNSEPPVKPTITEREALDFLKRLQRSEYNVVEKLSKSPAQISMLDLLFSSDRHRDALIELLTKAQIPKDISVDNFSHVVGNVLFTKQITFSDEELPAEGIGHNKALYIVVRCNGKMLPKVLIDNGSALNICPWNTLEKLGLQDV is encoded by the coding sequence ATGAGTACATATCCGGAATCGTCTGATAGGCCTGTAACGACATCATCAACTGACTTGGTGAATCTGGGAGCTCAACTGAGCGAAGTGCTAAACAGGTTCAATGAACTGAATATGGAAATGACCGCACAACGACGTGTAATTGATCAGCTAGTCACTGGGAGCAGCGGCGGTATCCAGCGGGAACCCTTACCTGCCAATCCAACTGAACCAATACTTTTACCCTGTACTCAAACCTCCTTTACTCCACATTTTGCAAATCCGCATAAAGAAACTTTTACTTATTTCACTCATGACCTACCGCATACCCACGCGCCCACTACCCAAGCCAATCCTCCTCACCTCCAAATTCCCCAAAATCATCCATCTGTAAATCTGAACAGGCCGCTTGAATCCCAAAAGCCATATTACAATTTCACTGCTGAACCATTCACGCTGGATACCGCTATCCAATGGAAAGTTGAAGCTGGGGGATCCTCCGCACCAATTGACAAGAATTTGCTAAAAAGGTTGGATCGGTTTGATGAATTCATGAGAAAGAGTCAGGGTTTGATCAAACAAGAGAGCTTGGATTATAACGAGTTATGCCTGTTTCCTGACATGCAACTACCTGTGGGTTTTAAAGCACCCAAATTTAGCAAGTATGACGGAACAGGCAACCCCAAGACGCATCTCCGaatgtttgccaacaagttgggcaagccaaTGGATGATGAGAATCTGCCAGTTCGTTTGTTTCCTGAAAGCTTAGAAGACGATGCACTGGACTGGTATTCCAATTTGAAGCCCGAGGACATGAGAACATGGTTGGACTTATCAACCGTTTTTATAAGGCAATACGAATACAATTGCGATTTGGCTCCAACAAGGACTACACTGGAAGGAACTAAAAGGAAACCATCTGAGGATCACAAGACGTATGCAAAAATATGGAGAAAATTGGCTGCCAAGGTGGAACCCTCCATGACTGAAGATGAAATTGTGCGTACATTTATTAAAGCTCATGACCCGCCCTATTTTGAGGagatttttcgcatgactggatgttcCTTCGCAGAAATTGTTAATAAATTGGAAGAGTATGATGAGTTTGTGAGAGcaggaaagattgttaatgtgtcagCTCTGAAATCACAATTGGAAGCGATGCAAAATCAAGGCGATAGTAGTAAGAAATCCCAGTTCGAGAAGAAAGAGGAGGAAACTTCATTtgtttggaaccaaaacccttctTTCCGACCTAGGTACCGACAATACCCCACTTATCCATCCCATTACTCACACCAGTCACACCCTCGACCTGTCTATCGTACTACCATTAACCATCATCGATCCCGACCAAATTATCCAAACACACCCACAACACCATTCCATATTTCTCCACCTAACTTCCAAACTAGACCTCGCCCTCCTTATAATCCCAGACCTGTTCCGCCAAACAAACAGAACTACAACCATCctcaaacccatgaaatacaAAATCCCGGCCGATCTCGAGTTTTTACCAACTTAGTCAGGCCCATTGACCAACTGTACGAACAGCTCaaggccgccgggaaaattggtaTGATACCCCCTCCTACCTATCCATATGGTATGCCCGCTTGGTATAACCCGcaagctgtctgtgcttatcacTCGGGGGCACCCGGACATTCCACTTTGGACTGCAAGGCTCTTAAGCATAAAgttcaagatatgattgaatcTGGAGAAATTGTAATTAGAAAGAGGGAGACACAAGGGCCGAATGTAAATAGGAACCCCTTGCCGGAACACGTTAATACCATTGGGGTCATTCTGGATGACACGGAGTACGTGGAACAAGTCAAAGAGATGGCTAGGGAAGCTGAGGTGTTTGGGATCACAGACCAGCCATTTGTCATAGAGTTACCATCCGAAGAAGATAAAAAGCCTTTTATCTTGGATCTCACGCCAACTGAGAGTGAGGCTTTAGAGCCAGTATTCATCGAATTCCCGAAGCAAGAACCTGTTTTAAGTCTGCAGCAAGTGCCATGGAATTACGATGAACCTGTCATACAGATTGGGGAGAAGTCAATTGCAAAGAAGGAAGTGTCAGTGGTTACCAGATCGGGGAAGACTGCTAGTCCGTTTGAAACTGCCATTCCGATTCCAGCAAATAACTCCGAGCCGCCCGTTAAACCAACAATCACCGAGAGAGAAGCCTTGGATTTCCTTAAGAGACTTCAGAGAAGTGAGTACAATGTAGTTGAAAAGCTGAGCAAGTCGCCTGCCCAGATATCCATGTTAGATTTACTCTTTTCTTCAGATAGGCATAGGGACGCGCTGATCGAGTTGTTGAccaaagctcaaatccctaaggACATTTCAGTTGATAATTTCTCACATGTGGTTGGGAACGTATTATTCACCAAACAAATCACTTTCTCTGACGAGGAATTGCCggcggaaggcattggacataacaaggccctGTACATAGTTGTGAGGTGCAACGGAAAAATGCTGCCGAAGGTATTGATTGACAATGGATCCGCTCTTAATATCTGTCCCTGGAACACCTTGGAAAAGCTAGGATTGCAAGACGTCtag